One window of the Sciurus carolinensis chromosome 8, mSciCar1.2, whole genome shotgun sequence genome contains the following:
- the Fam237b gene encoding protein FAM237B, translating into MGSATGRWFYLLGCIMLINLVNADFEFQKGVLASVSPGITEDIDLQCWNACSLTLIDLKELKIEHNVDAFWNFMLFLQKSQRPGHYAVFLNIAQDFWDMYIDCLLSRSHGMGRRQVMPSKYNFPQKITGGNLNVHLRE; encoded by the coding sequence ATGGGTTCTGCCACAGGAAGATGGTTCTACCTACTGGGCTGCATTATGCTGATCAACCTGGTTAATGctgattttgaatttcaaaagggAGTACTTGCCAGTGTCAGCCCAGGGATTACAGAAGACATTGATCTCCAGTGTTGGAATGCTTGCTCTTTGACACTGATAGATCTCAAAGAACTCAAGATAGAGCACAATGTGGATGCTTTCTGGAATTTCATGTTGTTCTTGCAGAAATCCCAGAGACCTGGACATTATGCTGTCTTCTTAAACATAGCTCAGGATTTCTGGGACATGTATATAGACTGCTTGCTTTCAAGGTCTCATGGAATGGGCAGAAGACAGGTGATGCCTTCCAAGTATAATTTTCCACAGAAAATAACAGGAGGTAATTTAAATGTGCATTTAAGAGAGTAG